A stretch of DNA from Marinitoga sp. 38H-ov:
GATATGAAAGAAGAGGAAAAATTAAGTTGGATTTTCACTAAAAGAACATTAGAGGAAATAAATAATGTTTTAAAAAGCAACGAAAAAGCTTTAATTTTTTCGCCTACCAAAGGATATGCAAATTATTTAATATGTACAAATTGTGGGAATGTTTTAAAATGTGAAAATTGTGATGTATCATATAAATATCATAAGTATGAAAATAAATTAAAATGTCATTATTGTGGTGATGAGAAAAAGGTACCAAATTCTTGTCCGGTTTGTGGAAATCCAGAACTTCAATTAAGGGGTTATGGGACAGAAAGAGTAGTAAATGAATTATTAAAATTTTTTCCAAATAGAAAGATAATAAGAATGGATAGGGAAATAATAAAATCTTATAAAGATTTGAACAAATCAATGGAAGAAATAAAAAAAGAAGGTCCGGCAATAATTGTAGGTACGAAAATGATAACAAAAGGATTAGATGTTCAAGATATAAAATTAGTTATTATTTTAGATAGCGATAGATATTTGAATTTTCCAGAATATTCTTCGCATGAAAATACAGCATCATTATTAATTCAAGTAGCAGGAAGATCAGGAAGGAAAGAAAAAGGAAAAGTTATTATTCAAACTTTTAAATCTGAATTTGAATTTTTCAAACATATAAAAGAACATGATTTTGATAAAATAATTGATATCGAATTAAATAATAGAAGGAAATATAATTACCCGCCATATTCAGATTTAATAATTTTTTTGTTTTCTAATGCTAGAGATGATAGTGCTTTAAAAGAAGCTACGAATTTTTATAATTTGTTAATAAAGGAAAATTCAAATTCTGAAATTTTAGAGCCTACAGAACCTTTAATTCCTAAATTAAGAGGAGAATATAGATATCAAGTTATAGTTAAAGGGAATGTTGATAAAGAAAAACTTTATAATATAATTTCAAAATATAATAAGAAGATGTATGTTTATGTTAATCCGCCAACTACAATGTTATAATAAATATTGGAATAAAGCATCGCTTTATTCCAATATTTTGATTTCAAATTCTGCTCTTGCAAGTATTTCATAAACCCCATTTTCTTTCCAAATTTCACCATAAATCATTATATATTTTTCTTTTAAATCATATAAGTTTAATTTATTAAAAAATGAATTATATTCATCTCTTCTAATACTTATATAAAATTTATTACTTTCTGAATAAATTTTATAAAAGGATCCTGAACTTATAACCTTAGAAACTTTAAATTTCACATTTCTTATTTTTCCTATATCTTTGTCAGTTAAATTTATATCTTCTATAACTCTATTTGGGTCATCATAGTACTTGAAAATCCCTTTTCTTTCTTCAAATGCTTTTTTATATGCTTCAATAAAATCACTTTTATGTTTTGAAGTATCTGAATAAAAAAGAGGTCTAGCAAAACCATTTTCTAATATTTCTTTATTAAGAAAATGTAATTTTCCATCCTTATCTCTATAATATACATAAGCTAGTAATCTATTATAATTTCCATATTTATTATCATCAAAATCTAAATATACATACCCTTTTTTAAAATTTTTTGTGTATATACTATTTCTCGTAAACCAGTAAGCATCTTTTCCGAGTTCTCCTAAAGGTTTATCACCGCTATGCGTTTCAGGCGTATCGATTCCAATAAATCTTACAGATAATTGTTCTCCATTATCTTCTATTTTTATAGTGTCACCATCAATAACACTACTAACATAATATAATTTGTCAAAATTAAAATTATTACCATTAGGTATTTGTTTGCTACAAGAAGTGATTATTAATAATAAGGATAAAATAAATGTGAATAATATAATTTTTTTATACATTGTTACAATACACCTCCAGTTTTTTTGTGTTATAATGTTATGTTAAAGTCATAAGCATTATATTATACCATAAATTAAATTATTTTTGGGAGGTTTAACTATGAAAAAGAAGATTTTCTTTACTTTGTTTTTATTAGTTATTATTATGTCATTTGCTGCATTTTCAGGGACAAAGTTTTCTGTTTTAGGTATTTATACTATAAACTTTGATGATCCAGATAATTATGTGGATGTTTTTCCTATTACATATTTTGATATAGGTTTGACAGAAAATGTCATGTTGAGATTTAATGATTATATTTCACTTGATTCTTCTGTTTTATCTTATGATTTTAATAATGAGACGTATAAATTTAAACTTCCTAGATATTATTATTTGCAATATAAAATGGGGTATGATCTTTTATTAATGTTTGGAAAATTCAAATTTAGAGATTATCCATATGATATAAGATCAGATTTTTCATTTAGAATTGGTGGATTTAGAGATGATTTAGGAGATAGTAATTATACATTAAATCCTATGAATATGGCTATTGGTGGTTATATAAAACCTTTTGGAGAATTTAAGTTTGGTGGAGCT
This window harbors:
- a CDS encoding thermonuclease family protein translates to MYKKIILFTFILSLLLIITSCSKQIPNGNNFNFDKLYYVSSVIDGDTIKIEDNGEQLSVRFIGIDTPETHSGDKPLGELGKDAYWFTRNSIYTKNFKKGYVYLDFDDNKYGNYNRLLAYVYYRDKDGKLHFLNKEILENGFARPLFYSDTSKHKSDFIEAYKKAFEERKGIFKYYDDPNRVIEDINLTDKDIGKIRNVKFKVSKVISSGSFYKIYSESNKFYISIRRDEYNSFFNKLNLYDLKEKYIMIYGEIWKENGVYEILARAEFEIKILE